A genome region from Mycobacterium florentinum includes the following:
- the eccA gene encoding type VII secretion AAA-ATPase EccA: MSRPQSAAEDARNAMVAGLLASGISVNGLQPSHNPQVALRMFTTATTRDPAMCDAWLARLLAGDQSIEVVSGAWAAVGTFGWETRRLGVTEMQFHPDVSDGLFLRLAVLSVESLACAYAAVLAEAKRYEEAVKLLDGIEPRQPIDEELIAYVRGILYFRAGRWPDVLAQFPEGKIWRNPELKAAGAAMATTALASLGVFEEAVRRSQDAIEADRVPGAANVALYTQGMCLRHLGREEEAVEVLRRVYSRDPKFGPAREALDNPNYQLVLTDPETIEARTDPWDPDSAPTREENEAARQAETAAKYLEEGDEELNAMLGMERAKREIKLIKSTTRVNLARAKMGLPVPVTSRHTLLLGPPGTGKTSVARAFSKQLCGLTVLRKPVVVETSRTKLLGRYMADAEKNTEEMLEEALGGAVFFDEMHTLHEKGYQQGDPYGNAIINTLLLYMENHRDDLVVFGAGYAKAMDKMLEVNQGLRRRFSTVIEFFSYTPDELVALTRLMGQENEDVITEEAAQDLLPSYTRFYLDESYSEDGDLIRGIDTLGNAGFVRNVVEKARDHRSFRLDDEDLDAVLAADTTEFTELQLLRFRELSGEDLLEGLSAAVAEKKSS; encoded by the coding sequence ATGAGCCGCCCGCAATCGGCGGCGGAGGACGCCCGTAACGCGATGGTCGCCGGCCTGTTGGCGTCGGGAATCTCCGTCAACGGGCTGCAGCCCAGCCACAACCCGCAAGTGGCGCTGCGGATGTTCACCACGGCCACCACCCGCGACCCGGCGATGTGCGATGCCTGGCTGGCACGGCTGCTGGCCGGTGACCAGAGCATCGAGGTGGTTTCCGGTGCCTGGGCGGCGGTCGGCACGTTCGGCTGGGAAACCCGTCGGCTCGGTGTCACGGAAATGCAGTTTCATCCCGACGTCTCCGACGGGTTGTTTCTGCGGCTGGCGGTCCTCAGCGTGGAGTCGCTCGCGTGCGCGTACGCGGCAGTGCTCGCGGAGGCGAAGCGCTACGAGGAAGCCGTCAAGCTGCTCGATGGCATCGAACCCCGCCAGCCCATCGACGAAGAGCTGATCGCCTACGTGCGCGGGATTCTCTACTTCCGCGCCGGGCGATGGCCGGACGTGCTCGCACAATTCCCCGAGGGAAAGATCTGGCGCAACCCCGAGTTGAAGGCCGCCGGCGCCGCGATGGCGACCACCGCGCTGGCGTCGCTCGGCGTGTTCGAGGAGGCGGTCCGGCGCAGCCAAGACGCCATCGAGGCGGATCGGGTACCGGGCGCGGCCAACGTCGCCCTGTACACCCAGGGCATGTGCCTGCGGCACCTCGGACGCGAGGAAGAAGCCGTCGAGGTGCTGCGCCGGGTGTACTCGCGGGACCCCAAGTTCGGCCCGGCCCGCGAGGCCCTCGACAACCCCAACTACCAGTTGGTGCTGACCGATCCGGAGACCATCGAAGCCCGCACCGACCCATGGGACCCGGACAGCGCTCCGACCCGGGAAGAGAACGAGGCGGCCCGGCAGGCCGAGACGGCGGCCAAATACCTGGAAGAGGGCGACGAGGAGCTCAACGCCATGCTGGGCATGGAGCGAGCCAAGCGCGAGATCAAACTCATCAAGTCCACGACCAGGGTGAATTTGGCCCGCGCGAAGATGGGCCTTCCGGTGCCCGTGACCTCGCGCCACACCCTGTTGCTCGGGCCGCCCGGGACCGGAAAGACCTCGGTGGCACGCGCTTTCAGCAAGCAGCTGTGCGGGTTGACCGTGCTGCGCAAGCCCGTGGTGGTGGAGACCAGCCGGACCAAGCTGTTGGGCCGCTACATGGCCGACGCCGAGAAGAACACCGAGGAGATGCTCGAGGAAGCGTTGGGCGGCGCCGTCTTCTTCGACGAGATGCACACGTTGCACGAAAAGGGCTACCAACAGGGTGACCCGTACGGCAACGCGATCATCAACACGTTGCTGCTGTACATGGAGAACCATCGCGACGATCTGGTGGTCTTCGGCGCCGGCTATGCCAAGGCGATGGACAAGATGCTCGAGGTGAACCAGGGTCTGCGCCGGCGCTTTTCGACCGTCATCGAGTTCTTCAGCTACACGCCGGACGAGCTGGTCGCCCTGACCCGCTTGATGGGCCAGGAGAACGAAGACGTCATCACCGAGGAGGCGGCGCAGGATCTGCTGCCCTCGTACACCAGGTTCTATCTCGACGAGAGCTACTCGGAGGACGGGGACTTGATTCGCGGAATCGACACGCTCGGTAATGCCGGCTTCGTGCGAAATGTGGTGGAGAAGGCCCGCGACCACCGGAGTTTCCGTCTCGACGACGAGGACCTCGACGCGGTATTGGCCGCCGACACCACCGAATTCACCGAGCTTCAGTTGCTTCGGTTCAGGGAGCTCAGCGGGGAGGACCTGCTCGAGGGCCTCAGCGCGGCAGTCGCCGAGAAGAAGTCGAGCTAG
- a CDS encoding type VII secretion-associated serine protease mycosin, with protein MQRSGTGNGKVWRRRASRAAIAALLLTSGSLAGLPPAYAISPPTIDPAAVPPDGPPGPPAPMKQNSYCTEVGVLPGTDFKLQPKYMDMLNMQEAWQFGRGAGIKVAVIDTGVTPHPRFPHLIPGGDYIMGGDGLSDCDAHGTIVASMIGAAPANGAPPPPVAGPRKPVTIPTTEAPPKAPPPQTVTLSPLPQTVTMVPAPPPQENLPPWMPQPPAAPASPSEQAPAAPAAPGAPAAPQAPAQAPAAPVGPPPGPANPGAANHGGGTVTIPSYSGGGQTIHVGNPHPLAPPAPPAPPAPPPPAPSAGPDAYSGIAPDVDIISIRQSSQAFGLKDAYTGDEDPQTSAKISGVETMARAIVHAANMGASVINISDVTCMSARNIIDQRALGAAVRYAAVDRNAVIVAAAGDTSKKDCKQNPIFDPLKPKDPRDWNAVTTVVTPSWFSDYVLTVGAVDSEGHPQTQGSQGQGPSSVAGPWVGIAAPGSDVIGLSPRDDGLINAIDGPDNSLLVPSGTSFSAAIVSGVAALVRAKYPQLSAYQVINRLERSARAPSRGVDNQLGYGVIDPVAALTWDIPDGPLKPPQQLSIPLNVPKPPPHRDMLPVWVAAGGLTGALLIGGAVFGIATLMKRRRQQQ; from the coding sequence ATGCAGCGATCCGGTACCGGTAACGGCAAGGTGTGGCGTAGGCGCGCTTCCCGTGCGGCGATCGCCGCACTCCTGCTCACATCGGGTTCACTAGCCGGGTTACCGCCCGCCTACGCGATATCGCCGCCGACGATCGACCCGGCGGCGGTGCCGCCGGACGGTCCGCCGGGTCCGCCGGCGCCGATGAAGCAGAACTCGTACTGCACCGAGGTCGGCGTGCTGCCCGGCACCGATTTCAAGCTGCAGCCGAAGTACATGGACATGCTGAATATGCAGGAGGCATGGCAATTCGGCCGCGGCGCGGGGATCAAGGTCGCCGTCATCGACACGGGTGTGACGCCGCACCCCCGGTTTCCGCATCTGATTCCCGGCGGGGACTACATCATGGGCGGCGACGGGTTGTCCGACTGCGACGCGCACGGCACCATCGTGGCGTCGATGATCGGCGCGGCGCCGGCCAACGGCGCACCACCGCCGCCGGTGGCGGGGCCGCGCAAGCCGGTGACCATTCCCACCACTGAAGCGCCGCCGAAAGCTCCGCCGCCGCAGACCGTGACGCTGTCGCCATTGCCGCAGACGGTGACGATGGTGCCCGCTCCGCCGCCTCAGGAGAACCTGCCACCGTGGATGCCGCAACCACCCGCGGCTCCGGCGTCGCCGTCCGAGCAAGCGCCGGCCGCACCTGCCGCGCCTGGCGCCCCGGCGGCGCCGCAAGCCCCGGCACAAGCACCGGCGGCCCCGGTCGGTCCGCCGCCCGGCCCGGCTAACCCGGGAGCCGCCAACCACGGCGGCGGCACGGTGACGATCCCGAGCTACTCCGGTGGCGGCCAGACGATTCACGTCGGCAATCCGCACCCGCTGGCGCCGCCGGCACCGCCGGCACCGCCGGCGCCACCACCGCCGGCACCGTCCGCGGGGCCCGACGCCTACAGCGGTATCGCCCCCGACGTGGACATCATCTCGATCCGCCAGTCCAGCCAGGCCTTCGGCCTCAAGGACGCCTACACCGGCGACGAGGACCCGCAGACGTCGGCGAAGATCTCCGGCGTCGAGACGATGGCACGCGCGATCGTGCACGCGGCCAACATGGGGGCCTCGGTGATCAACATCTCCGATGTGACCTGCATGAGTGCGCGCAACATCATCGATCAGCGCGCACTGGGAGCGGCCGTCCGCTATGCGGCGGTCGACCGCAACGCCGTCATCGTGGCCGCCGCCGGCGACACCAGCAAAAAGGACTGCAAGCAGAACCCGATCTTCGACCCGCTCAAGCCCAAAGACCCGCGCGACTGGAATGCCGTCACCACCGTGGTGACGCCCTCCTGGTTCAGCGACTACGTCTTGACCGTCGGCGCGGTGGATTCCGAGGGTCACCCGCAGACACAGGGCAGTCAGGGGCAGGGGCCGTCGAGCGTCGCCGGTCCGTGGGTCGGGATCGCCGCGCCCGGAAGTGACGTTATCGGGCTCTCGCCGCGCGATGACGGCCTGATCAACGCGATCGACGGGCCGGACAACTCGCTGCTGGTTCCCAGCGGCACCAGCTTCTCGGCCGCGATCGTGTCCGGGGTGGCCGCACTGGTCCGCGCCAAGTACCCCCAGCTGTCCGCATATCAAGTGATCAACCGGCTGGAGCGCTCCGCGCGGGCACCGTCGCGCGGGGTCGACAACCAGCTCGGTTACGGCGTCATCGACCCGGTAGCAGCATTGACCTGGGACATTCCCGACGGCCCGCTGAAGCCGCCACAGCAACTGTCGATACCGTTGAATGTGCCCAAACCGCCTCCGCACCGCGACATGCTGCCGGTGTGGGTGGCGGCCGGGGGATTGACCGGAGCACTCCTGATAGGCGGCGCAGTATTCGGTATCGCGACGTTGATGAAGCGCCGCAGGCAGCAACAATAA
- a CDS encoding PPE family protein, producing the protein MLDFAALPPEVNSTRMYAGPGSGPLLAAAAAWNALGAEMRSAATDYESVIRELISVGWNGPSSTSMLAAAAQFLAWLNTTAAQAEQTGMQANAAATAFEAAFAMTVPPPVVAANRTLLANLVASNIFGQNTPAIAATEAQYMEMWAQDAGAMNGYAAASNSAARMESFTSPQTNTTPDAVTGQNEAVSQAVNTAAGNTQSMLSANDVSANDVNAFAAPQGPISDYLTGLLDGSNNTALGSFLGSNFFSNNILNGTIAGGPFNPQSIIGTVEGFNFLQTTATTLGGLDDFTAGAEAATTSLTANSVGSVSMGGASAGIGNAHLVGSMSVPQTWASAANITPGQGPAPVTGLSDIGSSGTPAAGGPGGVAGPLGGTGKRLRRAIPRYGFRPVVMPRPPAAG; encoded by the coding sequence ATGCTGGATTTTGCGGCCTTACCGCCGGAAGTCAATTCGACCAGAATGTATGCCGGCCCCGGCTCGGGACCGTTGCTGGCCGCTGCCGCCGCCTGGAATGCACTGGGAGCCGAGATGCGTTCGGCAGCAACCGATTACGAGTCGGTCATCAGGGAGCTGATCAGCGTTGGCTGGAACGGCCCATCGTCGACGTCGATGTTGGCCGCAGCCGCGCAATTTCTCGCGTGGCTGAATACCACTGCGGCGCAGGCCGAGCAGACCGGTATGCAAGCAAACGCTGCCGCGACCGCTTTCGAGGCCGCGTTCGCGATGACGGTGCCCCCGCCGGTCGTGGCGGCTAACCGGACCCTGTTGGCGAACCTGGTGGCCTCCAACATCTTCGGGCAGAACACCCCGGCGATCGCGGCCACCGAGGCCCAGTACATGGAGATGTGGGCGCAGGACGCCGGGGCGATGAACGGCTACGCCGCGGCGTCGAACTCCGCGGCACGAATGGAGTCGTTCACCTCGCCGCAGACCAACACCACTCCGGACGCGGTGACGGGACAAAACGAGGCCGTCTCGCAAGCAGTCAACACAGCAGCCGGGAATACGCAATCGATGCTGTCGGCCAACGACGTGTCGGCCAACGACGTCAATGCTTTCGCCGCGCCGCAGGGGCCGATCAGTGACTATCTGACGGGTCTGTTGGATGGGTCGAACAACACCGCGCTGGGGAGTTTCTTGGGGAGTAACTTCTTCAGCAACAACATTCTGAACGGCACGATCGCCGGTGGCCCGTTCAACCCGCAGTCCATCATTGGAACGGTCGAGGGTTTCAATTTCCTGCAGACGACCGCCACGACGCTCGGCGGTCTAGACGACTTCACCGCCGGCGCCGAGGCCGCCACCACCAGCTTGACCGCCAACTCGGTGGGGTCGGTGAGCATGGGTGGCGCATCGGCGGGAATTGGTAACGCGCATCTGGTGGGTTCGATGTCGGTACCCCAGACCTGGGCCTCCGCAGCCAATATCACCCCGGGCCAAGGTCCGGCGCCGGTCACCGGCCTTAGTGATATCGGGTCGTCTGGGACGCCCGCCGCGGGCGGGCCGGGCGGTGTTGCCGGCCCGCTGGGTGGGACCGGGAAGAGGTTGCGCCGCGCCATCCCCAGGTACGGGTTTAGGCCCGTCGTCATGCCACGTCCACCGGCCGCCGGTTAA
- the eccE gene encoding type VII secretion protein EccE, producing MKAQRRFGLSLSWARVTVVFLVIVGILLIASHCPDSWQGEHHIAWWVGVGISAIIALLSLVTHHGLTVTSGLAGWLWDWSADPGTTLAAGCTPALDYQRRFGRDKVGVREYDGRLVTVIALDGDDDPASRHHRQKSAPPASLLVRSAAAGLRQFDVNLEGIDIVSVQMRRGGNAAELSKLDKLGPEEWGLVSDQPASYVRRTWLVLRMNPQSNVAAVAARDSLASTLVAATERLVQDLDAPGCTPRPLTSEGIAEVDSAVLADLEPTWSRPGWRYLKHFNGFATSFWLTPSDITTETLEELWLPDAEATVVTIQLTADDGRPQVSGWVRYHSDSRLPRGVSSGLNRLTGRQLAAVRASLPAPTTRPLLVVPTRGLLPDDDLVLQVGQVREGAERLLTGQ from the coding sequence ATGAAGGCTCAGCGCAGGTTTGGGTTGTCCTTGTCGTGGGCGCGAGTCACGGTCGTGTTCTTGGTCATCGTCGGCATCCTGTTGATCGCCAGTCACTGCCCCGACTCGTGGCAGGGCGAGCACCACATCGCCTGGTGGGTGGGGGTCGGCATCTCGGCGATCATCGCGTTGCTGTCGCTGGTCACCCATCACGGCCTCACCGTGACCTCCGGCTTGGCGGGCTGGCTGTGGGACTGGTCCGCCGACCCGGGCACCACGCTGGCCGCGGGGTGCACGCCCGCCCTCGACTACCAGCGCCGATTCGGACGCGACAAGGTGGGGGTGCGCGAGTACGACGGCCGCCTGGTCACCGTGATCGCGCTGGACGGCGACGACGACCCGGCCTCGCGCCACCACCGCCAGAAGAGCGCGCCGCCGGCCAGCCTGCTGGTTCGCTCGGCTGCCGCCGGCCTGCGCCAGTTCGACGTCAACCTCGAGGGCATCGACATCGTCTCGGTGCAAATGCGCCGTGGCGGCAATGCCGCCGAATTGTCCAAACTCGACAAGTTGGGTCCCGAAGAGTGGGGGCTGGTCAGCGATCAGCCCGCGTCGTACGTGCGCCGCACCTGGCTGGTGCTGCGGATGAACCCGCAGTCCAACGTCGCGGCGGTCGCGGCCCGTGACTCGCTGGCTTCCACGCTGGTCGCGGCCACCGAGCGGCTGGTCCAGGATCTCGACGCGCCCGGTTGCACGCCCCGGCCGTTGACCTCCGAGGGGATCGCCGAGGTCGACAGTGCCGTGCTGGCGGACCTGGAACCGACCTGGAGCCGCCCCGGCTGGCGTTACCTCAAGCACTTCAACGGGTTCGCGACCAGCTTCTGGTTGACGCCGTCGGACATCACCACCGAGACACTGGAGGAGCTGTGGCTGCCCGACGCCGAGGCGACCGTGGTGACCATTCAGCTCACCGCCGACGACGGCCGGCCCCAGGTTTCGGGCTGGGTGCGTTACCACAGCGATAGCCGGCTGCCGAGGGGAGTGTCGTCCGGACTCAACCGGCTCACCGGCCGCCAGTTGGCCGCGGTACGCGCCAGCCTGCCCGCTCCGACGACTCGCCCGTTGCTGGTCGTGCCCACCCGGGGTCTGCTTCCCGACGACGATTTAGTGCTCCAGGTAGGCCAGGTGCGGGAGGGCGCTGAGCGCTTGCTTACAGGTCAATGA